A region from the Sphingomonas flavescens genome encodes:
- a CDS encoding molecular chaperone, which produces MSKWTSSILAAALGAAIITVPTTAQAGVGDLLVAPTRIVLDGRKGAELVLNNIGDDAATYRISVEFRRMNEKGEINDVATPTAAEKLAEDMIVYAPRKVTLAPHEPQAIRIAGRPASGIADGEYRVHLLFRAIPPATPVAEPAEKPKGVQFKLTPVYGVTIPVIVRLGNLQATAGIADVKLEKNGGAEAVGLELTRAGSRSTFGEVRVMKAGIKDPIAIQRGVAVYTEINQRHVSIPVQAAYFGKVAGPVTVEYRETTDDGSNLIASTQAVLR; this is translated from the coding sequence ATGTCTAAATGGACCTCGTCCATTCTCGCTGCTGCTTTGGGTGCGGCAATCATCACCGTTCCAACCACGGCCCAGGCGGGCGTCGGCGATCTGCTCGTGGCGCCGACGCGGATCGTGCTGGACGGACGCAAGGGTGCCGAACTGGTGCTCAACAACATCGGCGACGACGCCGCGACCTATCGGATCTCCGTCGAATTCCGGCGCATGAACGAAAAGGGCGAGATCAACGACGTCGCCACGCCGACCGCCGCCGAGAAGCTCGCCGAGGACATGATCGTTTATGCACCGCGCAAGGTGACGCTGGCGCCGCACGAACCGCAGGCTATCCGCATCGCCGGGCGTCCCGCGTCGGGGATCGCGGACGGCGAATATCGCGTGCACTTGCTATTCCGCGCCATTCCACCGGCGACGCCGGTTGCTGAACCGGCTGAAAAGCCCAAGGGCGTCCAGTTCAAGCTAACGCCGGTGTACGGGGTCACCATTCCTGTCATCGTCCGCCTCGGTAATCTCCAAGCCACGGCGGGCATCGCGGACGTCAAGCTCGAGAAGAACGGCGGAGCGGAGGCGGTTGGGCTTGAGCTGACCCGGGCAGGTTCCCGTTCGACCTTTGGCGAAGTTCGCGTGATGAAGGCTGGGATTAAGGATCCCATCGCAATTCAGCGCGGCGTCGCGGTCTACACGGAAATCAACCAGCGCCATGTCAGCATTCCGGTGCAGGCCGCCTATTTCGGGAAGGTAGCCGGCCCGGTCACCGTCGAATATCGCGAGACGACCGACGACGGATCGAACCTGATCGCGTCGACACAGGCGGTCCTGCGCTAG
- a CDS encoding DUF4402 domain-containing protein: MITALTVAVGLVAAIAGPRPATAATVTASVNASASKPLLLSMLQDLDLGTVTLGPGVWSNATVSLSQAGVLTCSSANIICSGATLVAQYNVQGSNQQVVRISVPNVTLVNQSDSTKTLVLTTDKPASVTLTNSGAPGTDFSIGGSVTLSSTTTVGTYAGTFNVTADYQ; the protein is encoded by the coding sequence ATGATTACTGCTCTGACCGTGGCTGTCGGCTTGGTTGCCGCGATCGCCGGCCCGCGTCCGGCGACCGCCGCTACCGTGACAGCCTCGGTCAACGCGAGTGCCAGCAAGCCTTTGCTACTATCGATGTTGCAGGATCTCGACCTGGGTACGGTCACGCTCGGCCCGGGTGTGTGGAGCAACGCGACAGTCAGCCTTTCGCAGGCAGGCGTGCTGACCTGCTCCTCGGCCAACATCATCTGCAGCGGCGCAACGTTGGTCGCTCAATATAACGTGCAGGGGTCCAACCAGCAGGTCGTCCGGATCAGCGTTCCCAACGTGACGCTCGTCAATCAGAGTGATTCGACGAAGACCCTGGTTCTCACCACGGACAAGCCCGCAAGCGTGACATTGACGAACTCCGGTGCGCCCGGAACGGATTTCTCCATCGGGGGGTCGGTCACGCTCAGCTCGACGACGACCGTCGGCACCTACGCTGGGACGTTCAACGTCACCGCGGATTATCAGTAA
- a CDS encoding DUF4402 domain-containing protein encodes MVPASPAAAVSPPTQATATARILRPLSITAEQNLDFGTIVLTGSSFTGQVVSISQAGAVTCGTNPGVILTCSGTTLAAQFRLIGTNNAIVKITSPGFNLTGPGTLAFTPNFPATVNLGANGASTGTVFSIGGSITLASTTPDGVYTGTFLVTADYQ; translated from the coding sequence ATGGTGCCCGCATCGCCAGCGGCGGCTGTCAGTCCGCCGACGCAGGCGACGGCAACGGCGCGGATCCTGCGACCCTTGTCGATCACGGCCGAGCAGAACCTCGATTTCGGGACAATCGTACTGACGGGGTCGAGCTTCACCGGCCAGGTCGTAAGTATCAGCCAGGCCGGCGCGGTGACCTGCGGCACCAATCCCGGCGTAATTCTGACCTGCAGCGGAACGACGCTCGCGGCGCAATTCCGCTTGATCGGCACCAACAACGCGATCGTGAAAATCACCTCGCCCGGATTCAACCTGACCGGCCCCGGGACGCTGGCATTCACGCCCAACTTCCCGGCCACCGTGAACCTCGGCGCCAATGGCGCCAGTACCGGCACCGTTTTCTCGATCGGCGGATCGATCACCCTGGCCTCGACGACCCCAGACGGCGTCTACACCGGCACCTTCCTGGTGACCGCCGACTATCAATAA
- a CDS encoding DUF4402 domain-containing protein, with the protein MNIVYRLAILALLPLLCLLQAGRVEAQCRLCSQPVTAETAPNDENDDLQLQIETNLTFDRLILSGAGVGAVNLRPTGGTDREGIVAAMGPRSMVGTVLVHGGPNRAVRIEMPRRIELRSLGGGQLTVDDVASDAPAAPRLDAAGNLTFRFGGRLLVSGDVDGQYRGDLPITVEYQ; encoded by the coding sequence ATGAACATTGTCTATCGTCTCGCGATCCTCGCCCTGCTGCCGCTGCTTTGCCTTCTGCAGGCCGGCCGCGTCGAGGCGCAGTGCCGCTTATGCTCCCAGCCGGTCACGGCGGAAACGGCGCCCAATGACGAAAATGACGATCTCCAACTTCAGATCGAAACAAACCTGACGTTCGATCGACTAATTCTTTCTGGCGCAGGAGTTGGCGCAGTCAATCTTCGTCCGACCGGGGGTACCGACAGGGAAGGCATCGTGGCGGCGATGGGGCCGCGTTCAATGGTCGGGACCGTCCTCGTGCATGGCGGTCCCAATCGCGCAGTGCGGATCGAGATGCCGCGTCGTATCGAATTGCGCTCGCTTGGCGGTGGGCAGCTGACGGTCGACGACGTGGCCAGCGATGCGCCGGCGGCGCCGCGTCTGGATGCGGCCGGGAACCTGACTTTTCGATTTGGCGGCCGATTACTCGTCTCGGGCGATGTAGACGGTCAGTATCGCGGCGACTTGCCGATCACCGTCGAATATCAGTGA
- a CDS encoding PBP1A family penicillin-binding protein, with translation MARSKTSSGRSTFRTVLTALVYAVVLGLLALIVAVAVAAAYLPSYGELTKRNDLGQMIRVRAANGQVLVSIGPSFGQWLPYDRIPAEMRAAMISTEDRRFRSHIGVDPIGIGRAVVSAVSKGKRVSATSTITQQLARNIFLTNNRSYGRKVKEAILALAIERKFSKDQILELYLNRVYFGGGAYGIDAASRKFFGHGADHLSLGEAAIIAGLVKAPSNYSPSADVEAARARSSVVLRTMAKNGFITPETAAHVDPASVRIQQTTNENSVRYFTDWALPQLDTLIDETNEPIDVWTTLDPGMQQAADKAIRANAPQGTQGALVAIDRDGAVRAMVGGKDYVASIYNRATQAQRQPGSAFKLFVYLAALESGMKPTDTIVDEPVTIDGWTPRNSTRTNLGPVTLREAFSRSINTISAKIGAQVGFSTIADMARRFGITSTISTYPAMVLGSSEVRLIDMTRAFASVQNKGVAVTPYGIRRVVTADGRMLYQHEADEERVLVAPWVAAEMTDLLQSAVLSGTGRAAQIGRPVAGKTGTTSSNKDGWFIGFSSGLTTGVWMGRDDARTVGNLQGGTAPARAFHDFMSVAVANRPVEQFETQVPLPDWQLTPEEETFGDQAIDANGMAPMVDENGMPIGTPAQPSDQNYPPTQPMVRPDGTGDPTQQELDQAFPPQQQQPPQRQPYPPPRQPQYPPPRQPQPDSAPPPDPLQPRPDAA, from the coding sequence ATGGCTCGCTCAAAGACCTCGTCGGGACGCTCGACCTTTAGAACCGTTCTGACCGCCTTGGTCTATGCGGTGGTCCTCGGTCTCCTAGCGCTCATCGTCGCTGTCGCAGTGGCTGCGGCCTATCTCCCGAGCTACGGCGAGCTGACCAAGCGCAACGACCTTGGCCAGATGATCCGTGTTCGGGCAGCCAACGGCCAGGTCCTGGTTTCGATCGGACCCAGCTTCGGCCAGTGGCTGCCCTACGACCGCATTCCGGCGGAGATGCGCGCAGCGATGATCTCTACGGAGGACCGCCGTTTCCGGAGCCACATCGGCGTCGATCCCATCGGCATCGGACGCGCGGTCGTGTCGGCGGTTTCGAAAGGCAAACGGGTCAGCGCCACATCGACGATCACGCAGCAGCTGGCGCGCAATATCTTCCTGACCAACAACCGAAGCTACGGCCGCAAGGTGAAGGAAGCGATCCTCGCGCTGGCGATCGAGCGAAAGTTCTCGAAAGATCAGATCCTCGAATTGTACCTGAACCGGGTATATTTCGGTGGTGGCGCCTACGGCATCGACGCTGCGTCGCGGAAATTCTTCGGTCACGGCGCCGACCACCTGAGCCTGGGGGAAGCGGCGATCATCGCCGGGCTCGTCAAGGCCCCGTCCAACTACTCGCCTTCGGCCGACGTCGAAGCTGCGCGTGCGCGATCCAGCGTGGTATTGCGGACGATGGCAAAAAATGGGTTCATAACGCCCGAAACGGCGGCGCACGTCGACCCTGCGAGCGTCCGCATCCAGCAGACGACCAACGAGAATAGCGTACGCTACTTCACGGATTGGGCGCTTCCGCAGCTCGATACGCTCATCGACGAGACGAACGAACCGATCGATGTCTGGACCACCCTGGATCCGGGCATGCAGCAAGCCGCCGACAAGGCGATCCGCGCCAATGCGCCGCAGGGAACGCAGGGCGCGCTGGTCGCTATCGATCGCGACGGCGCTGTCCGCGCGATGGTTGGCGGCAAGGACTATGTTGCTTCAATCTACAACCGCGCGACGCAGGCGCAGCGGCAGCCGGGGTCGGCGTTCAAGCTGTTCGTGTACTTGGCCGCCCTCGAAAGCGGCATGAAGCCGACAGACACGATCGTTGACGAACCCGTGACGATTGACGGCTGGACGCCGCGCAACTCCACACGGACGAACCTTGGTCCGGTGACGCTGCGCGAAGCTTTCTCGCGATCGATCAACACGATCAGTGCCAAGATCGGTGCGCAAGTGGGCTTCTCGACGATCGCGGACATGGCGCGCCGCTTCGGAATCACCTCGACGATCTCGACCTATCCCGCGATGGTCCTGGGTTCGAGCGAAGTGCGATTGATCGACATGACCCGTGCCTTTGCGTCGGTTCAGAACAAGGGCGTTGCGGTGACGCCATACGGTATCCGACGGGTGGTCACTGCCGACGGGCGGATGCTCTACCAGCATGAGGCGGACGAAGAGCGCGTGCTTGTCGCGCCGTGGGTCGCAGCCGAGATGACGGACCTGCTTCAATCGGCCGTCCTTTCCGGAACCGGCCGCGCCGCGCAGATCGGCCGCCCGGTCGCCGGCAAGACAGGAACCACGTCATCAAACAAGGACGGCTGGTTCATTGGCTTTTCGAGCGGGCTGACCACCGGCGTGTGGATGGGCCGCGACGATGCGCGCACGGTCGGCAACCTTCAGGGCGGCACCGCCCCCGCTCGGGCGTTCCATGATTTCATGAGCGTTGCAGTCGCCAATCGCCCCGTCGAACAATTCGAGACCCAGGTGCCGCTGCCCGACTGGCAGCTGACGCCCGAGGAGGAGACGTTCGGTGACCAGGCGATCGACGCCAATGGCATGGCGCCCATGGTCGACGAGAATGGTATGCCGATCGGGACCCCGGCCCAGCCGTCGGATCAAAATTATCCGCCGACCCAGCCGATGGTCAGGCCGGACGGCACGGGCGATCCGACCCAGCAGGAGCTCGATCAGGCGTTTCCGCCACAACAGCAGCAACCGCCGCAGCGGCAGCCCTATCCCCCGCCGCGCCAGCCGCAATATCCGCCGCCGCGTCAGCCGCAGCCGGATTCAGCGCCGCCGCCCGATCCGCTTCAACCTCGGCCCGACGCGGCGTAG
- a CDS encoding SprT family zinc-dependent metalloprotease, with product MWSTGLSEAALEAALPAPIEIRPLRTARRLRLRFDEASGTLRLTCPARTSRRKALAWVLDQRDWIEAQLARSQPPEPFINGSSFPLEGREVQIEWKPDHPRSPRLVGNALQVGGPETGLSRRIELFLKMRSLDVMSTEVAEYARAAGVSSTRVTVGDAGTRWGSCSSAGRIRLSWRLIMAPPNVRRFVVAHEVAHLVHLDHSARFKALEAKLYGPGLAAAKSELRRVGPRLKRIGRRR from the coding sequence ATGTGGTCAACCGGGCTCTCTGAAGCGGCGCTCGAAGCCGCGCTGCCGGCGCCGATCGAGATCCGGCCTTTGCGAACAGCGCGTAGGCTGCGCCTTCGGTTCGACGAAGCGAGCGGAACGCTCAGGCTAACCTGCCCGGCGCGGACGAGCCGCCGCAAGGCGTTAGCTTGGGTCCTGGATCAGCGGGATTGGATCGAAGCGCAACTTGCCCGGTCGCAACCGCCGGAGCCGTTCATCAACGGGAGCTCGTTCCCGCTCGAAGGACGTGAAGTCCAAATCGAGTGGAAGCCGGATCATCCCCGAAGCCCAAGGCTGGTCGGGAATGCGCTTCAGGTCGGCGGTCCTGAAACCGGGCTATCTCGCCGCATCGAGCTGTTTCTGAAAATGCGAAGTCTTGACGTCATGTCGACCGAAGTCGCCGAATATGCCCGGGCGGCTGGCGTATCGTCGACGCGGGTCACTGTCGGCGATGCCGGCACCCGCTGGGGAAGCTGCTCATCGGCCGGTCGGATACGGCTCAGTTGGCGACTGATTATGGCGCCCCCTAACGTGCGCCGGTTCGTGGTGGCCCATGAGGTCGCGCACCTCGTCCACCTTGACCACAGTGCCCGCTTCAAGGCTCTGGAGGCTAAGCTTTACGGTCCCGGCCTCGCCGCGGCGAAGTCGGAGCTACGCCGCGTCGGGCCGAGGTTGAAGCGGATCGGGCGGCGGCGCTGA
- a CDS encoding YcgN family cysteine cluster protein — translation MNGDTPFWEKPLSTLDRGQWEALCDGCGRCCVHKLEDEETGLLYATNVACKLLDRRNGLCLDYKNRKKLVADCVRLDRKKLSGLDWLPSTCAYRLRAAGEPLPEWHYLISGSRETVHQAGQSTRGWTVSEDDAGELEYHVVNRAL, via the coding sequence ATGAACGGCGACACGCCCTTTTGGGAGAAACCCCTTTCGACCCTCGATCGCGGCCAGTGGGAGGCGCTGTGCGACGGTTGTGGCCGGTGTTGCGTGCACAAACTGGAGGACGAGGAGACGGGGCTGCTGTACGCGACCAATGTCGCCTGCAAGCTGCTCGATCGCCGCAATGGTCTGTGTCTGGACTACAAAAATCGAAAAAAGCTGGTGGCGGATTGCGTTCGGCTGGACCGGAAGAAGCTTAGCGGGCTGGATTGGCTGCCTTCGACCTGCGCCTATCGTCTTCGCGCGGCAGGCGAGCCGCTCCCGGAATGGCACTACTTGATTTCCGGCAGCCGCGAGACTGTCCACCAAGCCGGCCAGTCGACGCGCGGCTGGACCGTCAGTGAGGATGACGCGGGCGAGCTTGAATATCATGTGGTCAACCGGGCTCTCTGA
- a CDS encoding ankyrin repeat domain-containing protein codes for MKKLVFAFALASFAGTPAIGQSIGSDGYQFIEAVKKRDGNTATSMLESHPRGFVDTKGDGGDTGLLIAINRGDDQWTGFLLGKGADPNLAGRNGDTPLIAAAKVGFERAVEWLLAEGARVDGTNRSGETPLIIAVQQRNLPIVRQLLKAGANPDRSDAVAGYSARDYATRDNRSREILKLIETSKPKAGSAAAK; via the coding sequence GTGAAAAAACTGGTTTTTGCTTTCGCTCTGGCCTCGTTCGCCGGGACGCCGGCTATCGGGCAGTCAATCGGCTCCGACGGATATCAATTCATCGAAGCCGTGAAAAAGCGCGACGGGAACACCGCGACTTCCATGCTCGAGAGCCATCCGCGCGGGTTTGTCGACACCAAGGGCGATGGCGGCGACACGGGTCTGCTGATCGCCATCAATCGCGGCGATGACCAGTGGACCGGCTTCCTGCTGGGCAAGGGCGCGGATCCGAACCTTGCCGGCCGGAACGGTGACACACCTCTCATCGCGGCGGCGAAGGTCGGATTCGAGCGGGCGGTCGAATGGCTTCTCGCCGAAGGCGCGAGGGTCGATGGGACCAATCGAAGCGGCGAGACCCCGCTGATCATCGCCGTGCAGCAGCGGAATCTGCCGATCGTCCGGCAATTGCTGAAAGCCGGAGCTAATCCGGACCGGAGCGATGCCGTCGCGGGCTATTCCGCACGCGACTACGCAACCCGCGACAATCGTTCGCGGGAAATCCTGAAACTGATCGAGACGAGCAAGCCGAAGGCAGGAAGCGCGGCCGCTAAGTAA
- a CDS encoding MmcB family DNA repair protein: MASQPDSLCFADAPPVAVDVARGVTRLFCRHDLFAVCEVPLPNGRRADLMAIDGKGWLTIVEIKVAKADLLGDNKWTDYLDYCDRFFWAVPANLAPFLDQERYLPGDAGLIVADRYDAAIVREASSRPLAPARRKAELLRFARRAARRLAVQVDPSLGELT; the protein is encoded by the coding sequence ATGGCTAGTCAGCCCGATTCTCTCTGCTTTGCCGACGCGCCGCCAGTTGCCGTCGATGTCGCGCGCGGCGTAACGCGCCTCTTCTGCCGGCATGATCTTTTCGCGGTGTGCGAGGTCCCTCTTCCCAATGGCCGCCGGGCCGACCTCATGGCGATCGACGGCAAGGGATGGCTGACCATCGTGGAGATCAAGGTCGCCAAGGCCGACCTCCTCGGTGACAACAAGTGGACCGATTACCTCGATTATTGCGATCGCTTCTTCTGGGCCGTTCCGGCGAACCTAGCGCCGTTCCTCGACCAGGAGCGCTATCTGCCAGGCGACGCCGGTCTGATTGTTGCGGATCGCTATGACGCGGCGATTGTTCGCGAGGCGTCGTCACGCCCACTTGCGCCCGCGCGACGCAAGGCTGAATTGCTACGCTTCGCGCGGAGAGCTGCCCGGCGCCTGGCGGTGCAGGTCGACCCCTCGCTTGGCGAACTTACTTAG
- a CDS encoding cell wall hydrolase — MLASVRSALLMIAALTATVIAPAKAGPSGEPLLPVTSATLPKVVTPDLLDPKAEPTLSQPSAAASEEQAEEAEPAVATTASLADMVGQLRNSNAGSRELECLATGIYFESKSEPLAGQLAVGQVIANRTDSHGRFPSSYCGVLFQRGQFSFVHGSRLPGVPRTSRQWQTAVAIAKIVDRDLKESAAGDALFFHARYVSPGWRMKRVASIGNHVFYR; from the coding sequence ATGTTGGCTTCTGTTCGCTCAGCGCTGCTGATGATTGCGGCGCTCACCGCGACTGTTATTGCTCCGGCCAAAGCCGGACCTTCCGGGGAGCCGCTGCTCCCGGTGACTAGCGCGACCCTTCCAAAGGTCGTTACGCCCGATCTGCTCGACCCCAAGGCCGAGCCAACCCTTTCCCAGCCGAGTGCCGCTGCTTCTGAAGAGCAAGCCGAAGAGGCTGAGCCCGCAGTAGCGACGACGGCTTCGCTTGCCGACATGGTCGGCCAGCTGCGCAATTCGAACGCCGGATCTCGCGAACTCGAATGCCTGGCGACCGGCATCTATTTTGAATCCAAGAGCGAGCCGCTCGCTGGCCAGTTGGCCGTTGGGCAGGTCATCGCCAATCGTACTGATAGCCACGGGCGTTTCCCGAGCAGCTACTGCGGCGTCCTGTTCCAGCGTGGCCAGTTCTCGTTCGTGCACGGAAGCCGCCTGCCGGGCGTTCCCCGGACGAGCCGCCAGTGGCAGACCGCCGTGGCAATCGCGAAAATTGTTGACCGCGACCTTAAGGAATCGGCCGCGGGAGACGCGCTGTTCTTCCACGCTCGCTACGTTTCGCCAGGCTGGCGCATGAAGCGCGTGGCGTCGATCGGGAACCACGTCTTCTACCGTTAA
- a CDS encoding DUF1491 family protein — protein sequence MRRITAEGGFATVLRKGDADRGSIMLAIASRGEHHALLERFLSLDGAYRWQHVGPSESRGSAEIADFLARRARSDPDSWLIELDIANPERFIAETTAMG from the coding sequence ATGCGCCGCATAACGGCGGAGGGCGGCTTCGCAACGGTGCTCCGGAAGGGCGATGCGGATCGCGGCTCAATCATGCTGGCTATCGCCAGCCGCGGCGAGCACCACGCGCTACTGGAACGCTTTCTCTCGTTGGATGGCGCTTACCGGTGGCAGCATGTCGGCCCGTCCGAATCGCGGGGTTCCGCGGAAATCGCTGATTTCCTCGCGCGCCGCGCACGCTCCGACCCCGATTCATGGTTAATTGAGCTAGATATCGCGAACCCCGAACGATTCATCGCTGAAACGACCGCGATGGGTTGA
- a CDS encoding PTS sugar transporter subunit IIA, with the protein MKQLADLAGQRLEIEPSVVLAGLNEREQLGSTGFGQGVAIPHAKIDGLTKIYGLFARLNDPVAYKAIDGRPVDLVFLLLSPPDAGAEHLKALAAVSRVTRDAATLERLRGARSRDALVAVLVGADERDAA; encoded by the coding sequence ATGAAGCAATTGGCCGATCTCGCGGGTCAACGGCTCGAGATTGAGCCGTCGGTCGTCCTCGCGGGGCTCAATGAACGGGAGCAGCTTGGCTCGACCGGCTTCGGGCAGGGCGTCGCCATTCCGCACGCGAAGATCGATGGCCTGACCAAGATCTACGGACTCTTCGCGCGTCTAAACGATCCAGTCGCCTATAAAGCGATCGACGGCCGGCCAGTCGATCTGGTCTTCCTCCTGCTTTCGCCGCCCGACGCCGGGGCCGAGCATCTGAAGGCGCTGGCAGCCGTAAGCCGCGTAACCCGCGATGCTGCGACACTCGAACGATTGCGCGGTGCGCGGAGCCGGGATGCGCTGGTCGCGGTGCTGGTCGGTGCCGATGAGCGGGACGCCGCCTGA
- the hpf gene encoding ribosome hibernation-promoting factor, HPF/YfiA family: MDVRVAGHQVDTGDSLREHAQRRVADITEKYFSRSVGANVTFGRGPNNDFTCDIVAPVVQGVVLKASHSAREAEMAFNGAADRIEKQLRRYARRLKDHKVDEAAQAYVENAGYTVFSGTADDEPKADNPAIVAESRVDIPESSVSDAVMLMDLRNTTALLFKNSKSGELNMIYRRDDGNIGWVEPGK; the protein is encoded by the coding sequence GTGGACGTTAGGGTCGCCGGGCACCAGGTCGACACCGGAGATTCGCTGCGGGAGCATGCGCAGCGCCGGGTCGCGGACATCACCGAAAAGTATTTTTCGCGCTCAGTTGGCGCCAACGTCACCTTTGGCCGTGGGCCCAACAACGACTTCACCTGCGACATCGTCGCGCCTGTCGTTCAGGGCGTCGTTCTGAAAGCATCCCACAGCGCGCGCGAGGCCGAGATGGCCTTCAACGGCGCCGCCGACCGAATCGAAAAGCAGCTTCGCCGCTACGCTCGCCGACTCAAGGATCACAAGGTTGACGAAGCGGCCCAGGCCTATGTCGAGAATGCGGGATACACGGTATTTTCAGGAACGGCCGATGACGAGCCGAAGGCCGATAATCCCGCGATCGTCGCGGAATCGAGGGTCGATATTCCGGAATCGAGCGTGTCCGACGCGGTCATGCTGATGGACCTTCGAAATACGACTGCCTTGCTGTTCAAGAACAGCAAAAGCGGTGAGCTCAACATGATCTACCGTCGCGACGACGGGAACATCGGTTGGGTCGAGCCGGGCAAATAA
- the dnaQ gene encoding DNA polymerase III subunit epsilon produces the protein MREIVFDTETTGLNPATGDRMVEIGCIEIVNRVETGRTFHAYFNPDRDMPFEAQEVHGLSSLFLSDKPRFSETVDELLEFIGDAPLVAHNAGFDFGFLNNELHLCGRSSIAMNRMVDTLALARTKHPGAKHSLDALCMRFGIDRSHRVKHGALLDAQLLAQVYVELTGGRQIGLGLVADSGTVAVAQSAGPVTTREPRPARLHAALPEELERHRAFIAKLVNPLWERLLPAG, from the coding sequence ATGCGCGAGATCGTATTCGATACCGAAACCACCGGGCTTAACCCGGCGACGGGCGACCGCATGGTCGAGATCGGGTGTATCGAGATCGTCAATCGCGTTGAGACCGGCCGCACCTTCCACGCTTATTTCAATCCCGATCGGGACATGCCGTTTGAGGCGCAGGAAGTGCACGGCCTCAGCAGCCTGTTTCTGTCCGACAAGCCGCGTTTCTCCGAGACGGTAGATGAGCTCTTGGAATTTATCGGTGACGCGCCCCTCGTCGCGCATAACGCTGGCTTCGACTTCGGCTTCCTCAACAACGAACTTCATCTGTGCGGGCGCTCGTCCATCGCGATGAACCGCATGGTCGATACGCTCGCGCTGGCGCGAACCAAGCATCCTGGCGCCAAGCACAGTCTCGACGCGCTGTGCATGCGCTTCGGCATCGATCGTAGCCACCGCGTCAAGCACGGCGCGCTGCTCGACGCACAATTGCTCGCCCAGGTTTACGTCGAGCTCACCGGCGGGCGTCAGATCGGCCTTGGTCTTGTCGCCGATTCCGGGACGGTCGCGGTGGCGCAGTCGGCGGGTCCGGTGACGACACGTGAACCGCGTCCAGCGCGTCTTCACGCAGCCTTGCCCGAGGAACTAGAGCGCCATCGCGCGTTTATTGCCAAGCTGGTCAATCCGCTCTGGGAGCGCCTTCTCCCCGCCGGTTGA
- the coaE gene encoding dephospho-CoA kinase (Dephospho-CoA kinase (CoaE) performs the final step in coenzyme A biosynthesis.), whose product MIKVALTGSIGMGKSTVAAMFAGTGVPVFDADAVVRVLQAPGGKLVEKIGALFPGCVRAGTLDRECLAEIVLSDRTKLTQLEQIVHPAVQEARERFIVEHAASPALIFEIPLLFETRGESAFDKIIVVSAPADVQRARVLRRAGMTADKLDAILARQMPDAEKRARADFVVDTGTDLSTTEAQVREILACLGVAGS is encoded by the coding sequence ATGATCAAGGTCGCGCTCACCGGTTCGATCGGCATGGGCAAGTCGACAGTCGCCGCGATGTTCGCGGGCACCGGCGTGCCGGTGTTCGATGCGGACGCCGTCGTGCGCGTGCTGCAGGCGCCGGGTGGCAAGCTGGTCGAGAAGATCGGCGCGTTGTTTCCAGGATGCGTCCGCGCGGGCACGCTGGATCGCGAGTGTCTAGCGGAAATCGTTCTGTCCGATCGCACAAAGCTCACCCAGCTTGAGCAGATCGTTCATCCCGCCGTCCAGGAAGCCCGCGAACGCTTCATCGTCGAACACGCTGCCTCACCCGCCCTGATATTCGAGATCCCGTTGTTGTTCGAAACCCGCGGCGAAAGCGCGTTCGACAAGATCATCGTCGTTTCCGCGCCGGCCGATGTGCAGCGCGCGCGGGTACTTCGGCGGGCCGGAATGACGGCTGACAAATTGGATGCAATTCTCGCCCGGCAGATGCCTGACGCAGAGAAACGGGCCCGCGCCGACTTCGTCGTCGATACGGGCACCGACCTATCCACAACAGAAGCGCAAGTGCGTGAAATCCTTGCTTGTCTCGGAGTCGCTGGCAGCTAG